In Panthera uncia isolate 11264 chromosome B4, Puncia_PCG_1.0, whole genome shotgun sequence, one genomic interval encodes:
- the KCNJ8 gene encoding ATP-sensitive inward rectifier potassium channel 8: protein MLARKSIIPEEYVLARIAAENLRKPRVRDRLPKARFIAKSGACNLAHKNIREQGRFLQDIFTTLVDLKWRHTLVIFTMSFLCSWLLFAIMWWLVAFAHGDIYAYMEKSGMEKSGLESTVCVTNVRSFTSAFLFSIEVQVTIGFGGRMMTEECPLAITVLILQNIVGLIINAVMLGCIFMKTAQAHRRAETLIFSRHAVIAVRNGKLCFMFRVGDLRKSMIISASVRIQVVKKTTTPEGEVVPIHQLDIPVDNPIESNNIFLVAPLIICHVIDKRSPLYDISATDLANQDLEVIVILEGVVETTGITTQARTSYIAEEIQWGHRFVSIVTEEEGVYSVDYSKFGNTVKVAAPRCSARELDEKPSILIQTLQKSELSHQNSLRKRNSMRRNNSMRRNNSIRRNNSSLIVPKVQFMTPEGNQNTSES, encoded by the exons ATGTTGGCCAGAAAGAGCATCATCCCCGAGGAGTATGTGCTGGCGCGCATCGCCGCGGAGAATCTGCGCAAGCCGCGCGTCCGAGACCGCCTCCCCAAAGCCCGCTTCATCGCCAAGAGCGGGGCATGCAACCTGGCGCACAAGAACATCCGCGAGCAAGGGCGATTCCTTCAGGACATCTTCACTACCTTGGTGGACCTGAAATGGCGCCACACGCTGGTCATCTTTACCATGTCGTTCCTCTGCAGTTGGCTGCTCTTCGCCATCATGTGGTGGCTCGTGGCCTTTGCCCATGGGGACATCTACGCTTACATGGAGAAAAGCGGAATGGAGAAAAGTGGTTTGGAGTCCACTGTTTGTGTGACTAACGTCAG gtctttcacctctgctttcctcttctcCATTGAAGTTCAAGTGACAATTGGATTTGGAGGGAGAATGATGACAGAGGAATGTCCCCTGGCCATCACAGTTTTGATTCTCCAGAACATTGTGGGTTTGATAATCAACGCAGTCATGTTGGGTTGCATTTTCATGAAAACAGCTCAGGCTCACAGAAGGGCGGAAACCTTGATTTTCAGCCGCCATGCTGTGATTGCCGTTAGAAATGGCAAGCTGTGCTTCATGTTCCGAGTGGGTGACCTAAGGAAAAGTATGATCATTAGTGCCTCAGTGCGCATCCAGGTGGTCAAGAAAACAACCACACCTGAAGGGGAGGTGGTGCCTATTCACCAGCTGGACATTCCTGTTGATAACCCAATTGAGAGCAATAACATTTTTCTGGTAGCCCCTTTGATCATCTGCCATGTGATTGACAAGCGCAGCCCCTTGTATGATATCTCAGCAACTGATCTTGCCAACCAAGACCTAGAGGTCATAGTGATTCTCGAAGGAGTGGTCGAGACTACTGGCATTACCACACAAGCAAGAACCTCCTATATCGCCGAGGAGATACAATGGGGCCATCGCTTTGTGTCCATTGTTACTGAGGAGGAAGGAGTGTATTCTGTGGATTACTCCAAATTTGGCAACACTGTTAAAGTAGCTGCTCCAAGGTGCAGTGCCCGAGAGCTGGATGAGAAGCCTTCCATCCTTATTCAGACTCTCCAAAAGAGTGAACTATCCCATCAAAATTCTCTGAGGAAGCGCAATTCCATGAGAAGAAACAATTCTATGAGGAGAAACAACTCTATCCGAAGGAACAACTCATCCCTCATTGTGCCAAAGGTGCAATTTATGACTCCTGAAGGAAATCAAAACACATCGGAATCATGA